The following coding sequences lie in one Kribbella sp. NBC_00709 genomic window:
- a CDS encoding TetR/AcrR family transcriptional regulator, whose protein sequence is MTTVVPGRRTRRQSELLDRLLSLFLEQGFSRFTLDDLAAELRCSKTTLYALAPSKEQLAVEVVKHYFKNATAQVESAVARQTRHDRRIAAYLNAVADALRPAGRTFLDDVATFAPARSVYERNTRIAAERVRALIEDGINNKMFRQVDIAFAAEMIAHTMQAIQRGDIARRTGLNDAEAYRELASFVLHSLRLD, encoded by the coding sequence ATGACAACAGTCGTTCCGGGGCGGCGGACCCGCCGGCAGTCCGAGCTGCTCGACCGGCTCCTGTCCTTGTTCCTCGAGCAGGGGTTCAGCCGCTTCACCCTGGACGACCTGGCCGCCGAGCTGCGCTGCAGCAAGACCACCCTCTACGCGCTGGCGCCGAGCAAGGAACAGCTCGCCGTCGAGGTGGTCAAGCACTACTTCAAGAATGCCACCGCGCAGGTGGAGTCCGCGGTCGCTCGCCAGACCCGGCACGACCGCCGGATCGCGGCGTACCTGAACGCGGTCGCGGACGCGCTGCGGCCGGCCGGCCGGACCTTCCTCGACGACGTCGCGACGTTCGCGCCGGCCCGTTCGGTGTACGAGCGGAACACCCGGATCGCAGCCGAGCGGGTCCGGGCGTTGATCGAGGACGGCATCAACAACAAGATGTTCCGGCAGGTCGACATCGCGTTCGCGGCCGAGATGATCGCGCACACCATGCAGGCCATCCAGCGCGGCGACATCGCCCGGCGTACCGGCCTGAACGACGCCGAGGCGTACCGCGAACTCGCGTCGTTCGTCCTGCACTCCCTGCGGCTGGACTGA
- a CDS encoding acyl-CoA dehydrogenase family protein, translating into MAVDRLLPTDESIDLLALVRDLCEHELAPHAAEAEESETFPRDAFRTLGKAGLLGLPYPEQYGGAEQPYEVYLQMLEEIASAWMSVGVGVSVHTMTSYGLATFGSDEQKARLLPDMVGGEFLGAYALSEPQAGSDISSLTTRAVRDGDFYVLNGTKAWISHGSHADFYTTFARTSDDPKHGISAFHVPGSAEGLSFGAPERKMGLTGSTTTLVNYDNVRIPAANLIGAEGDGMRIALSALDSGRLGIAACAVGLAQAALDVAASYAKERQQFGQAIADFQGIQFLLADMAAGVESGRATYLHAARRRDLGRSFTGEAAIAKLVCTDAAMKVTTDAVQVLGGYGYTREFPAERYMREAKVTQIFEGTNQIQRLVISREILRSV; encoded by the coding sequence ATGGCTGTCGACCGACTCCTGCCGACTGACGAATCCATTGACCTGCTCGCCCTCGTCCGGGACCTGTGCGAGCACGAGCTCGCCCCGCACGCCGCCGAGGCGGAAGAGAGCGAGACCTTCCCGAGGGACGCGTTCCGCACCCTCGGCAAGGCCGGCCTGCTCGGCCTGCCCTACCCGGAGCAGTACGGCGGCGCCGAGCAGCCGTACGAGGTGTACCTGCAGATGCTCGAGGAGATCGCGTCCGCCTGGATGTCCGTCGGCGTCGGCGTCTCCGTGCACACGATGACCAGCTACGGCCTGGCGACGTTCGGGTCCGACGAGCAGAAGGCCCGGCTGCTGCCGGACATGGTCGGCGGCGAGTTCCTCGGTGCGTACGCGCTGTCCGAGCCGCAGGCCGGCTCCGACATCAGCTCGCTGACGACCAGGGCCGTCCGCGACGGCGACTTCTACGTCCTGAACGGTACGAAGGCGTGGATCAGCCACGGCTCGCACGCCGACTTCTACACCACCTTCGCCCGGACCTCGGACGACCCGAAGCACGGCATCTCGGCGTTCCACGTGCCGGGCTCGGCCGAGGGCCTGAGCTTCGGCGCGCCGGAGCGGAAGATGGGGCTGACCGGGTCGACCACGACGCTGGTCAACTACGACAACGTCCGGATCCCGGCGGCCAACCTGATCGGCGCCGAGGGCGACGGCATGCGGATCGCGCTGTCCGCGCTCGACTCGGGCCGGCTCGGGATCGCCGCGTGTGCGGTCGGTCTGGCGCAGGCGGCGCTCGACGTCGCGGCGTCGTACGCGAAGGAGCGTCAGCAGTTCGGGCAGGCGATCGCCGACTTCCAGGGGATCCAGTTCCTGCTCGCCGACATGGCGGCCGGGGTCGAGTCCGGGCGGGCGACGTACCTGCATGCGGCCCGCCGGCGTGACCTCGGGCGGTCGTTCACAGGCGAGGCGGCGATCGCCAAGCTGGTCTGCACGGACGCGGCGATGAAGGTCACCACCGACGCGGTGCAGGTGCTCGGTGGGTACGGTTACACCCGGGAGTTCCCGGCCGAGCGGTACATGCGCGAGGCGAAGGTGACCCAGATCTTCGAAGGCACCAACCAGATCCAGCGGCTGGTGATCAGCCGGGAGATTTTGAGGAGCGTGTAG
- a CDS encoding 3-hydroxyacyl-CoA dehydrogenase — MKFSPSDVALVTGGGSGLGEATVRRLAADGLGVVIVDLPSSAGKAVADELGERVVFAPADVTDEAGVTAALDAASGLGQLRVVVNCAGIATPGRVVGRKGPLPLATFRQVIEVNLIGTFNVLRLAAERMIATEPGEDGDRGVVVMTASIAAYDGQIGQAAYASSKGGIVALTLTAARDLADKGIRVVTIAPGTMETPMLAGLPEETRAVLEQQVPHPSRLGKPSEYAALVRHILDNQLLNGEVIRLDGALRMPPR; from the coding sequence ATGAAGTTCAGCCCGTCCGACGTCGCCCTGGTCACCGGTGGTGGTTCCGGGCTCGGAGAGGCGACGGTGCGCCGGCTGGCCGCGGACGGGCTCGGGGTCGTGATCGTCGACCTGCCGTCGTCCGCGGGCAAGGCGGTCGCGGACGAGCTGGGCGAGCGGGTGGTGTTCGCGCCGGCCGACGTCACCGACGAGGCCGGCGTGACGGCCGCGCTCGACGCGGCTTCCGGCTTGGGTCAGCTGCGGGTGGTGGTGAACTGCGCCGGCATCGCGACGCCGGGCCGGGTCGTCGGCCGCAAGGGTCCGTTGCCGCTGGCAACGTTCCGGCAGGTGATCGAGGTGAACCTGATCGGCACGTTCAACGTGCTCCGGCTGGCCGCCGAGCGGATGATCGCCACCGAGCCTGGTGAAGACGGTGATCGCGGCGTCGTGGTGATGACCGCGTCGATCGCGGCGTACGACGGTCAGATCGGGCAGGCGGCGTACGCGTCGAGCAAGGGCGGCATCGTCGCCCTCACGCTCACGGCCGCGAGAGACCTTGCAGACAAGGGAATCCGGGTCGTCACGATCGCGCCGGGCACGATGGAGACCCCGATGCTCGCCGGCCTCCCCGAGGAGACGCGCGCGGTCCTCGAGCAGCAAGTCCCCCATCCGTCCCGCCTCGGCAAGCCGTCGGAGTACGCCGCCCTGGTCCGCCACATCCTCGACAACCAACTCCTCAACGGCGAGGTCATCCGCCTCGACGGCGCCCTCCGGATGCCACCCCGTTGA